A stretch of Brachyhypopomus gauderio isolate BG-103 chromosome 3, BGAUD_0.2, whole genome shotgun sequence DNA encodes these proteins:
- the tet3 gene encoding methylcytosine dioxygenase TET3 isoform X3 encodes MRRIPVALHQTLSGVASVDGPRGSVQMENDHERLGNGVLHQEPSNGLNRHAGNGEDTNGLDGGALAIEQQQQNHLHQETLACRPQAQGWCPIGGGNLQEQQAGWNDQTTGSSVNNVDVEDARNLVAFSANAGSLPPCSVNQPSPNPSAQLYERFSQEMASRGDDAKQKGWCGDGEPCVPEDLSKLQTALSQARHGHKPPNCDCEGPECPDYLEWLEKKIKIATDSQDKGLCKMSGAPQQQSQHYQSEPQTQPSGTRAPCGSDLQLQSSVKQPPVSRPYGPHTPIPCSLSALSIAKERNVSLQTAIAIEALTQLSGTGGAAGESTSGISHHQASPQMSSQSQNEIQLVSSSPGPLTPSSASSMPQSALPGHFPQQDPTSWEQSRPQSQGSAHQSSQYSSSNSPFPNSRSATANPFPPQWQQGTGASCEKNAPRNPWMMLNPEPQARFPNPSHCSGGDPMSELKQLLGDTSVKYAKAAFKFPTPPHGLKDSHKAGQLAMPHVKQEVDHGDYPDQASCAAVGQYGMVNGQQHYQAHQLSQSIRHSTQAALQHHLCYKRNLFSNPQCQTLRKWWPQTTAESSLDIKQEPKKKKNAQSSPLLKQPMLGALGPPLPKPKQIIIKKAKQKASQPTFLPKNQIAIQKLPPSLPVIMPSLPNFKPSLPGTEAGFPPCPPPYNPSQVAASQAPPAESQEPILNSSNTPISGNNALGPTSIPTPLPPAHEGLTSSGLAEAGEAIMSNTSTQQTSASQPAPPLPGIGSLDPKFEELIRQFEEEFGEASPSIPATGAPDLGAAPPVVTESQPNSNSGQARPQSPSTEELNNPIVTPIQPESMQEGEKERELEVKQDEAGEKEEDPLSSSLHPAIKQEAEQCEIDVKPSGQLLSQMQEAYLQQQQHRVLVNPFTTPFSPPNKRVKIESSGGLTVLSTTGSFSTAGDDLDTPKKDDFPMTPSLKGFLESPMRYLDTPTKNLLDTPVKDDQPEFPLCNCVEQIVEKDEGPYYNHLGSGPTVASIRELMENRYGEKGDAIRIEKVIFTGREGKSSQGCPIAKWVIRRGSEKEKLLCLVRHRAGHHCDNAVIIILIMCWEGVPRSIGDKLYREVSDTLTKYGIPTSRRCGLNDDRTCACQGKDTELSGASFSFGCSWSMYFNGCKYARSKIPRKFRLQGERPEEEDILRNNFQDLATRVAPVYKKLAPQAYSNQCAHEKVATDCRLGLQEGRPFSGITACMDFCAHAHKDQHNLHNGCTVVCTLTKEDNRQVGVIPDDEQLHVLPLYKISLADEFGSEENQRLKMQNGAIQVLSNFRREVRKLPEPAKSCRQRRLEAKKAASEKKSKKQQVSVTPEKSMKKEIHPPHPQEGNKAIPKQEVKPTIKKQLVDHFQAMNGTLNGYSALGGSKMCPDPYGMNSAYSSFSAPYVRGSMPSNGQPAVHVNGFHPNLQGMPYNYYNYSPNALLPPDLLGYEGRNSTWSRGSAGDQKPDPQELQARMVQAYSNRADQQRQQVSDVAGLGYPHQSELSASPVPPSRASSVPPDQLHRAAPVIKQEPMEVPLFDSRPDGQGQSRPSTPSVTPQPDAWPGHKPNGSLPCKAWDGSVRAGVAPSPFRPDKQRLQAQHSPYPHPQRQWSSYPGTSTSMSPAASPSPALKTGPSPSPHPATPHHWDSPALSPQPKAWGPLGPSGYGPAGLRQGTPVGAYPDKMLSQAAESRGSTPLGLQEKALKSGGASAAGSAPSPAPEGRLFPDALQKPDRQACWDSEVESQSEREAEEEEEVWSDSEHNFLDPNIGGVAVAPAHGSILIECAKRELHATTPLKKPDRSHPTRISLVFYQHKNLNQPCHGLALWEAKMKMLAERAKQRQQEAALLGLSQEEIKAYGKKRKWADGAASPSSGATKDRRDGVTTRLAPTQHTTTMVTVSPYAFTQLTGPYSRFM; translated from the exons ATGCGACGGATCCCAGTGGCACTGCACCAG ACTCTTTCAGGGGTGGCTTCAGTGGATGGCCCCAGAGGCAGTGTCCAGATGGAAAATGACCATGAACGCCTAGGGAACGGCGTGTTGCACCAGGAGCCGTCCAATGGGTTGAACCGGCACGCAGGGAATGGAGAGGATACGAATGGCCTTGATGGGGGAGCTTTGGCCATTGAGCAGCAACAGCAGAACCACCTCCACCAGGAGACACTGGCATGTCGCCCCCAAGCGCAGGGTTGGTGTCCTATAGGAGGCGGTAACCTCCAGGAGCAACAGGCCGGCTGGAACGACCAAACAACCGGAAGCTCGGTGAACAATGTGGACGTGGAGGACGCTAGGAACCTGGTGGCCTTCTCGGCCAATGCTGGCTCCCTGCCCCCGTGCAGCGTCAATCAACCTTCACCGAACCCTAGCGCCCAGCTGTACGAGAGGTTCAGCCAGGAGATGGCGAGTCGCGGAGATGACGCTAAGCAGAAAGGATGGTGCGGGGATGGGGAGCCATGTGTTCCTGAGGATCTGAGCAAGCTGCAGACAGCACTGAGTCAAGCCCGCCATGGCCACAAGCCGCCCAACTGCGACTGCGAGGGACCTGAATGCCCAGACTACCTAGAATGGCTGGAAAAGAAGATCAAAATTGCAACTGACAGCCAGGACAAGGGACTTTGCAAGATGTCAGGGGCTCCCCAGCAGCAGTCGCAACACTATCAGTCTGAGCCCCAAACTCAACCCAGTGGGACTCGCGCCCCCTGTGGATCAGATCTGCAGCTGCAGAGCTCCGTTAAGCAACCTCCTGTCTCAAGACCATATGGCCCCCATACACCTATCCCCTGCTCACTTAGCGCACTGTCCATTGCCAAGGAGAGGAATGTCAGCCTACAGACAGCCATTGCCATCGAGGCACTGACCCAATTATCTGGAACTGGTGGAGCTGCAGGTGAGTCCACATCTGGAATCTCCCACCACCAAGCTTCCCCTCAAATGTCATCTCAGTCCCAAAATGAGATACAATTGGTCTCTTCTTCGCCTGGTCCCCTCACGCCATCGTCTGCCTCCTCGATGCCTCAGTCTGCCCTTCCTGGACATTTTCCTCAACAGGACCCTACATCATGGGAGCAGTCCAGACCTCAGTCCCAGGGCTCTGctcaccagtcctcccagtacagTTCCTCCAACTCCCCGTTCCCAAACTCACGATCAGCCACTGCTAACCCCTTCCCACCGCAGTGGCAGCAGGGCACCGGGGCGAGCTGCGAGAAGAACGCCCCTAGGAACCCCTGGATGATGTTGAACCCTGAGCCCCAGGCTCGTTTCCCCAACCCATCCCACTGCAGCGGCGGCGACCCGATGTCTGAGCTGAAGCAGCTCCTGGGAGACACCAGCGTAAAATACGCCAAAGCTGCCTTTAAGtttccaacacctcctcatggGCTGAAGGACAGCCACAAAGCCGGCCAGCTGGCCATGCCTCATGTCAAGCAGGAGGTTGACCATGGGGATTACCCCGATCAGGCATCGTGTGCTGCAGTGGGCCAGTATGGTATGGTTAACGGTCAACAGCACTACCAGGCTCATCAGCTTTCTCAGTCCATAAGGCACTCAACTCAGGCAGCACTGCAACATCATCTGTGTTACAAGCGTAACCTCTTCTCCAATCCCCAATGCCAGACACTCCGCAAGTGGTGGCCCCAGACCACAGCAGAGAGCTCTCTAGACATCAAACAGGAgcccaagaagaagaagaatgctCAGAGCTCTCCACTCCTCAAGCAGCCGATGCTCGGTGCTTTGGGCCCACCTCTTCCGAAACCTAAACAAATCATTATCAAGAAGGCCAAGCAGAAGGCCTCTCAGCCTACCTTTCTCCCGAAGAACCAGATCGCTATACAAAAACTCCCTCCAAGcttgccagtgattatgccatCCCTACCCAATTTTAAACCATCTCTACCAGGCACGGAGGCTGGGTTTCCCCCCTGTCCACCTCCATATAACCCCTCTCAGGTGGCTGCAAGCCAAGCTCCTCCAGCAGAATCTCAGGAACCCATTTTGAACAGCAGTAATACCCCCATCTCTGGAAACAATGCCCTAGGTCCTACATCTATACCCACCCCATTGCCCCCTGCCCATGAGGGACTGACTAGCTCAGGCCTGGCTGAAGCAGGGGAGGCTATAATGTCCAACACTTCCACACAACAGACCTCTGCATCTCAGCCCGCTCCACCGCTGCCTGGCATCGGTTCCCTGGATCCAAAATTCGAGGAGCTGATTCGTCAGTTTGAGGAGGAATTCGGGGAAGCTTCGCCCTCCATTCCTGCTACTGGTGCCCCAGATCTGGGTGCTGCTCCACCTGTGGTGACTGAATCACAACCAAACTCTAACTCAGGACAAGCCAGACCCCAGTCACCTTCCACAGAGGAGCTCAACAACCCCATCGTCACCCCAATTCAGCCCGAGTCCATgcaagagggagagaaggaaagagagctGGAAGTGAAGCAGGATGAagcaggagagaaagaggaagaccCCTTGTCGTCCAGCCTGCATCCTGCCATCAAGCAGGAAGCTGAGCAGTGTGAAATAGATGTCAAGCCCTCAGGCCAGCTCTTGTCGCAGATGCAGGAGGCATATTTGCAGCAGCAACAGCACCGAGTCCTGGTGAATCCATTCACCACACCCTTCTCTCCTCCAAACAAACGCGTGAAGATCGAGTCATCGGGTGGATTGACGGTGCTTTCGACCACTGGCTCCTTCTCCACCGCAGGAGACGATTTAGATACTCCCAAGAAGGATGATTTTCCCATGACTCCCTCACTGAAAGGCTTCCTGGAGTCTCCAATGCGCTACTTGGATACCCCAACCAAGAACCTTCTGGACACACCTGTGAAGGATGACCAACCAGAGTTCCCCCTCTGTAATTGTGTGG AGCAAATTGTGGAGAAAGATGAAGGCCCCTACTACAATCATTTGGGATCAGGCCCTACTGTTGCTTCCATAAGAGAGCTCATGGAGAATAG ATATGGAGAGAAGGGCGACGCCATCCGTATCGAGAAGGTGATCTTCACCGGCAGAGAGGGCAAGAGTTCCCAGGGATGTCCGATCGCAAAATGG gtgaTTCGGCGTGGCAGCGAGAAGGAGAAGCTACTGTGTCTGGTGAGGCACCGAGCTGGTCACCACTGTGACAACGccgtcatcatcatcctcatcatgTGCTGGGAGGGCGTCCCCAGGTCCATCGGGGACAAACTGTACCGCGAGGTGTCCGACACGCTCACCAAGTACGGCATCCCAACCAGCCGCCGTTGTGGACTCAACGATGA TCGTACGTGTGCGTGTCAGGGGAAGGACACGGAACTGAGTGGTGCGTCCTTCTCCTTCGGTTGTTCCTGGAGCATGTACTTCAACGGGTGTAAGTACGCCCGCAGCAAGATACCCCGCAAGTTCCGTCTGCAGGGAGAGCGTCCTGAAGAG GAAGACATTCTCAGGAATAACTTCCAGGACTTGGCCACGAGGGTAGCTCCCGTCTATAAGAAGCTGGCCCCTCAGGCCTACAGCAACCAG TGTGCACACGAGAAGGTGGCGACGGACTGCCGTCTGGGTCTTCAGGAGGGGAGGCCTTTTTCGGGCATCACCGCGTGCATGGATTTCTGCGCTCATGCTCACAAAGACCAGCACAACCTCCACAATGGCTGCACTGTG GTCTGCACTCTTACGAAAGAGGACAATCGGCAGGTGGGAGTCATTCCCGACGACGAACAGCTACACGTGCTTCCGCTCTATAAGATCTCCCTGGCGGACGAGTTTGGCAGCGAGGAGAACCAGCGCCTCAAGATGCAGAACGGTGCCATCCAGGTCCTCAGCAACTTCCGCCGGGAGGTCCGGAAACTTCCGGAACCCGCCAAATCCTGTCGGCAGCGCCGGCTTGAGGCCAAGAAGGCCGCGTCGGAGAAGAAGAGCAAAAAGCAGCAGGTGTCGGTCACGCCAGAGAAATCGATGAAGAAGGAGATCCAtcctccacacccacaggaGGGCAATAAAG CAATTCCAAAACAAGAGGTAAAGCCCACCATCAAAAAACAGTTGGTCGACCACTTTCAGGCCATGAACGGAACCTTGAATGGCTACTCGGCCCTGGGAGGCAGTAAGATGTGTCCGGATCCGTATGGCATGAACAGTGCCTACTCTTCCTTCTCTGCTCCTTATGTCAGAGGAAGCATGCCTTCCAACGGTCAGCCTGCTGTCCATGTCAATGGCTTCCACCCCAACCTTCAAGGGATGCCCTACAATTACTACAACTACTCCCCCAATGCACTTTTGCCCCCAGACCTCTTGGGTTATGAGGGTCGCAATAGCACGTGGTCCAGAGGGTCAGCGGGGGACCAGAAACCCGATCCACAGGAGCTTCAGGCCCGGATGGTGCAGGCGTACTCCAACCGCGCCGACCAACAGCGCCAGCAGGTTTCGGACGTGGCCGGTCTGGGCTACCCGCATCAGTCCGAGTTGTCCGCCTCTCCGGTTCCGCCCAGCCGCGCTTCGTCCGTGCCCCCCGATCAGCTGCACCGCGCTGCCCCCGTCATCAAGCAGGAGCCCATGGAGGTGCCGTTGTTCGACAGCAGACCGGACGGCCAAGGTCAGAGCCGCCCCTCCACGCCCAGCGTCACCCCGCAGCCCGACGCTTGGCCCGGGCACAAACCCAACGGGAGCCTGCCGTGCAAAGCCTGGGACGGGAGTGTGAGAGCGGGCGTAGCTCCTTCACCCTTCAGACCAGACAAGCAGCGTCTCCAAGCACAGCACTCCCCCTACCCCCACCCGCAACGACAGTGGAGCTCTTACCCCGGCACGTCCACGTCCATGTCCCCCGCTGCGTCTCCCTCCCCAGCCCTGAAGACGGGCCCGTCTCCGTCCCCTCACCCAGCAACACCGCACCATTGGGACAGCCCTGCCCTGAGCCCCCAGCCCAAGGCGTGGGGTCCTCTCGGGCCGTCGGGTTACGGCCCTGCGGGGCTCAGGCAAGGCACTCCCGTCGGCGCTTACCCAGACAAGATGCTGTCCCAGGCGGCCGAGAGCCGAGGTTCCACCCCACTGGGGCTCCaggagaaggcgttgaagtccggTGGTGCCTCTGCAGCAGGGAGCGCTCCTTCTCCGGCTCCGGAGGGCCGGTTGTTTCCGGACGCGCTCCAGAAGCCGGACAGGCAGGCGTGCTGGGACAGCGAGGTGGAGAGTCAGAGCGAGCGGGaggcggaggaagaggaggaggtgtggtcgGACAGCGAGCACAACTTCCTGGACCCCAACATCGGCGGTGTCGCGGTGGCCCCTGCGCACGGCTCCATCCTCATCGAGTGCGCCAAGCGGGAGCTCCACGCCACCACGCCCCTGAAGAAGCCCGACCGTAGCCACCCCACCCGCATCTCCCTGGTCTTCTACCAGCACAAGAACCTCAACCAGCCCTGCCACGGTCTGGCGCTCTGGGAGGCAAAGATGAAGATGCTGGCTGAGAGGGCCAAGCAGAGGCAGCAGGAAGCAGCTCTTCTGGGACTCTCGCAGGAGGAAATAAAGGCCTATGGCAAGAAGCGCAAGTGGGCGGACGGAGCGGCGAGTCCATCGTCAGGTGCGACCAAGGACCGGCGGGACGGGGTGACGACACGGTTGGCCCCCACACAGCACACCACCACCATGGTCACTGTGTCACCCTACGCCTTCACTCAGCTCACGGGGCCCTACAGTCGCTTTATGTAA